A genomic region of Brevibacillus sp. JNUCC-41 contains the following coding sequences:
- the metH gene encoding methionine synthase, whose amino-acid sequence MNKKAIQDQLNSKILLLDGAMGTMLQAENLTAGDFGGEQFEGCNEYLSLTQPEIIQSIHEKYLAAGADIIETNTFGATSIVLEEYQISTIAYKLNKISAELAVKACEKYSNDEWPRYVAGSMGPTTKTLSVTGGTTFDILTDSYAEQALGLLDGGVDLLLVETCQDMLNVKAAFSGIKAAFAKTGKDVPVIISGTIEPMGTTLAGQSIEAFYLSVEHMKPVAVGLNCATGPEFMIDHIRTLADISNSAISCYPNAGLPDEEGHYHESPTSLAEKMKQFAEKGWINIIGGCCGTTPEHIKELSRVLEGMKPRTITETAHGHAVSGIEPLIYDDSMRPLFVGERTNVIGSRKFKELIRGKHYEPAAEIARSQVKKGAHVIDICLADPDGDELGDMKEFVEEVVKKVKVPLVIDTTDEAVLEQALKHSQGKSIINSINLEDGEERFEKIVPLVHQYGAAVVVGTIDETGMAVDAERKLEVATRSVNLLVNKYGLNKSDIIFDPLVFPVGTGDEQYIGSALETVNGIKAIKEKFPECLTILGISNVSFGLPARGREILNAVFLYHCTKAGLDYAIVNTEKLERFALIPEEEVKLAEALLFETSTETLAIFTEFYRGKKAEKKDNGVILPLDERLGNYIIEGTKEGLVDDLNEAIERGDNPLEIINGPLMDGMSEVGRLFNDNQLIVAEVLQSAEAMKAAVSHLEPLMENSEDSAKKGKILLATVKGDVHDIGKNLVDIILSNNGYEVIDLGIKVAPQQIIEEVRKHEPTIIGLSGLLVKSAQQMVLTAQDLRQAGINTPILVGGAALSRKFTDFKISPEYEGPVLYSKDAMDGLAVTNILHDSDKKVVYLEELVEKRERAKANAAIAATMEKPVRKQSTAAPLSDAPVQIPRDVKRHVLKNYPLDVIQPYINRQMLIGHHLGLKGKVSELLKQGNEKAVQLNDLVDELIEFLKMEPDYGLNAVYQFFPAQSEGDKLLVYNPENHNEVLETFDFPRQDTNPHLCLADFAKPISSGQMDYVGFFLVTAGKGIRKWAEKLKLEGDFLKNHALQSLALETAEGFAERIHQLMRDDLGISDPIEMSMKERFAAKYTGQRFSFGYPACPNLEDQEKLFRLLQPQDIGVELTEGFMMEPEASVSAIVFAHPEARYFNVDR is encoded by the coding sequence ATGAATAAAAAAGCGATTCAAGATCAGTTGAATTCTAAAATACTCCTTCTTGACGGGGCGATGGGAACCATGCTTCAAGCGGAGAATTTGACGGCAGGGGATTTTGGAGGGGAACAATTTGAGGGCTGCAATGAATATTTATCATTGACGCAACCGGAAATCATCCAATCCATTCATGAAAAATATTTAGCGGCGGGTGCAGACATCATTGAAACAAATACCTTCGGAGCGACCAGCATCGTACTGGAGGAATACCAAATAAGCACTATTGCTTACAAGCTTAATAAGATTTCAGCTGAGCTTGCCGTTAAAGCTTGTGAAAAGTACTCCAATGATGAATGGCCAAGGTATGTAGCTGGCTCGATGGGTCCAACTACAAAAACGCTTTCCGTAACGGGCGGAACGACTTTTGATATTTTAACCGATTCCTATGCAGAACAGGCACTGGGTCTCTTGGATGGCGGGGTAGACTTGTTATTGGTGGAAACCTGTCAGGATATGCTTAATGTCAAGGCAGCCTTTTCCGGAATCAAAGCAGCATTCGCTAAAACAGGAAAAGATGTGCCTGTCATCATATCAGGGACAATCGAACCGATGGGCACTACACTTGCTGGCCAGTCCATAGAAGCTTTCTATTTATCGGTTGAACATATGAAGCCCGTTGCGGTTGGCCTTAATTGTGCAACAGGGCCGGAATTCATGATAGACCATATCAGGACACTTGCAGATATATCAAATAGCGCCATCAGCTGTTATCCGAATGCCGGGCTCCCTGATGAAGAAGGCCACTATCATGAGTCACCTACTTCACTGGCAGAGAAAATGAAGCAATTCGCCGAAAAGGGATGGATCAATATCATTGGCGGATGTTGTGGTACGACACCAGAACATATTAAAGAACTTTCCAGGGTCCTCGAAGGCATGAAACCCCGTACAATTACGGAAACAGCCCATGGTCATGCCGTATCGGGCATAGAGCCGCTAATTTATGATGATTCAATGCGGCCTTTATTCGTAGGTGAAAGAACGAATGTTATCGGTTCCCGAAAATTCAAGGAGCTGATACGCGGAAAGCATTATGAGCCAGCTGCCGAAATTGCACGCTCCCAGGTAAAAAAAGGGGCCCATGTCATTGATATCTGTCTTGCTGATCCTGATGGAGATGAGCTTGGCGATATGAAGGAATTTGTGGAAGAGGTCGTCAAAAAAGTGAAAGTCCCATTGGTCATCGATACTACGGATGAAGCCGTGCTTGAACAAGCATTAAAACATTCACAAGGAAAATCGATCATTAATTCCATAAACCTTGAAGATGGTGAAGAGCGCTTTGAAAAAATAGTGCCATTAGTCCATCAATATGGTGCTGCCGTTGTCGTAGGAACCATTGATGAAACTGGGATGGCAGTCGATGCTGAACGGAAATTGGAAGTGGCTACACGGTCTGTGAATTTGCTCGTTAATAAGTACGGTCTGAACAAAAGTGACATCATTTTTGATCCGCTTGTATTTCCTGTAGGCACAGGGGATGAACAATATATTGGATCTGCATTGGAAACGGTGAATGGAATAAAGGCGATTAAAGAAAAGTTTCCGGAATGCCTAACGATACTTGGCATTTCTAACGTTTCATTCGGTCTGCCAGCGAGGGGAAGGGAAATATTAAATGCAGTTTTCCTTTACCATTGTACAAAAGCGGGTCTCGATTATGCTATCGTGAATACAGAAAAACTTGAACGTTTCGCTCTGATACCGGAAGAGGAAGTGAAATTGGCTGAGGCACTGCTATTTGAGACTTCAACTGAAACTTTAGCGATTTTTACCGAGTTTTATCGCGGGAAAAAAGCGGAGAAGAAGGATAATGGTGTGATCCTGCCATTGGATGAACGTTTAGGTAACTATATTATCGAGGGAACGAAAGAAGGATTGGTTGATGATTTAAATGAAGCGATTGAGCGCGGTGACAACCCATTGGAAATCATCAATGGACCATTGATGGATGGCATGAGTGAGGTGGGGAGGTTGTTTAATGACAACCAACTTATTGTCGCAGAGGTGCTCCAGAGTGCTGAAGCGATGAAGGCGGCTGTATCCCACCTTGAACCACTAATGGAAAACTCAGAAGATAGTGCTAAGAAAGGGAAAATCCTTTTGGCGACCGTCAAGGGAGATGTGCATGATATCGGGAAAAACTTAGTGGATATCATCCTATCCAATAATGGCTATGAAGTCATTGATTTGGGAATAAAGGTCGCACCGCAACAAATCATAGAAGAGGTTCGAAAACATGAGCCAACTATCATTGGCCTATCTGGGTTACTTGTCAAATCTGCACAGCAAATGGTTTTAACAGCACAGGATTTAAGGCAAGCGGGAATAAATACCCCAATTTTAGTGGGAGGGGCAGCATTATCCCGTAAATTCACCGATTTTAAAATATCACCTGAATATGAAGGACCGGTTTTATATTCCAAAGATGCGATGGATGGTTTGGCTGTAACGAATATTTTACATGACTCTGACAAAAAAGTGGTGTACTTGGAAGAGTTAGTCGAGAAACGGGAAAGAGCGAAAGCGAATGCCGCCATTGCTGCCACGATGGAAAAACCTGTTCGGAAGCAGTCCACAGCTGCCCCTTTAAGCGATGCTCCTGTTCAAATACCGCGTGACGTCAAGCGTCACGTCCTGAAAAACTATCCATTGGATGTCATCCAGCCGTATATTAATAGGCAAATGCTGATTGGACATCATTTGGGGTTAAAAGGTAAAGTGTCCGAATTGCTTAAGCAAGGGAATGAAAAAGCAGTGCAACTTAATGATCTCGTTGATGAATTGATTGAATTTCTAAAGATGGAACCGGATTATGGTTTGAATGCAGTTTATCAATTTTTCCCTGCTCAAAGCGAAGGAGATAAGCTATTGGTATACAACCCGGAAAACCATAACGAGGTTTTGGAAACTTTCGACTTCCCCCGGCAAGATACGAATCCGCATCTTTGTTTAGCGGACTTCGCGAAACCAATCTCCTCCGGGCAAATGGATTATGTTGGTTTCTTCCTTGTCACTGCCGGAAAAGGGATTAGAAAATGGGCAGAAAAACTAAAGCTTGAAGGCGATTTCTTGAAAAATCACGCACTTCAATCACTTGCTCTCGAAACAGCTGAAGGTTTCGCAGAAAGAATTCATCAATTAATGCGGGATGATTTAGGTATAAGCGATCCGATTGAAATGTCCATGAAAGAGCGGTTTGCCGCTAAGTACACCGGGCAAAGGTTTTCATTTGGTTATCCTGCTTGTCCTAATCTGGAAGACCAGGAGAAGCTATTCCGCTTGTTACAACCTCAGGATATTGGCGTGGAATTGACAGAAGGATTCATGATGGAACCAGAGGCTTCCGTGTCAGCCATTGTTTTTGCACATCCTGAAGCCCGTTACTTCAATGTCGATCGATAA
- a CDS encoding bifunctional homocysteine S-methyltransferase/methylenetetrahydrofolate reductase — MNFRKDVKERILVGEGAMGTLLYSNGIDQCYEELNCTNPDQIESIHRAYLEAGADILQSNTYGANFNKLKRYGLEDEVSRINRQGVILAKKAAKGKAYVFGTIGAQRSIRKSDLSMEEIKRGFREQLYSLLMENPDGILLETFYDLEELETVLQIVKNETGLPIIANVSMHELGNLQNGIHLNEAFQKLEQLGADVVGVNCRLGPHHMIRALEEVSLPKQASIAIYPNASLPDYVDGRLVYKAVPEYFGSSALELREQGAAIIGGCCGTTPLHIQAVKNAIGSLAPVKEKFTKSREIEIIEVNDRELERPLFEKAKTERTILVELDPPKKLGIASFMTGAEVLKKAGVDSVTLADNSLASPRISNDALANLLKNQLNIEPMVHITCRDRNLIGLQSHLMGLQTVGLNEILIITGDPSKIGDFPGATSVYDLSSFDLISMVKQFNEGLSYSGQSLGQRANFKIAAAFNPNVKYLDKAVLRMEKKIACGAQSFLTQPIYSVEQIEEVYEATKHLETPIFIGIMPLTSTRNAEFIHNEIPGIKLPDNVRRAMALAGDDPVKSRIEGVNIARELVDAAREKFKGIYLITPFLRYEMTAELTKYIRKVDSKHTSEVAVHE, encoded by the coding sequence ATGAATTTTCGTAAAGACGTGAAAGAAAGAATACTGGTTGGGGAAGGGGCAATGGGGACCTTATTATATTCAAATGGCATCGATCAATGCTATGAGGAATTAAACTGCACGAACCCAGATCAAATAGAATCCATCCACCGTGCCTATTTGGAAGCTGGTGCAGATATCCTTCAATCGAATACATACGGAGCCAATTTCAACAAATTGAAACGGTATGGACTGGAAGATGAGGTAAGCAGAATCAATCGCCAGGGAGTCATTCTTGCTAAAAAAGCGGCAAAAGGAAAGGCATACGTCTTCGGTACCATAGGGGCACAGCGGAGCATCAGGAAATCGGATTTAAGCATGGAAGAGATAAAACGGGGTTTTCGTGAACAGCTATACAGTCTTTTGATGGAAAACCCTGATGGAATTCTCTTGGAAACATTTTATGACCTGGAAGAACTGGAAACCGTCCTGCAAATCGTTAAAAATGAAACTGGACTGCCGATCATCGCAAATGTTTCGATGCATGAACTGGGAAATCTTCAAAATGGAATCCATTTAAATGAAGCCTTTCAAAAACTTGAGCAATTGGGTGCCGATGTTGTGGGGGTGAATTGCCGTCTCGGTCCACATCATATGATTCGGGCCTTGGAAGAAGTGAGTTTGCCAAAGCAAGCATCAATTGCCATATACCCAAATGCCAGCCTCCCGGATTATGTGGATGGAAGGCTCGTCTATAAAGCTGTGCCGGAATACTTCGGTTCAAGTGCCCTAGAACTTCGTGAGCAGGGTGCCGCGATCATAGGAGGGTGCTGTGGAACGACTCCGCTGCATATTCAAGCTGTAAAGAATGCGATTGGAAGTTTGGCTCCTGTGAAAGAGAAATTCACGAAATCCCGTGAAATAGAAATAATTGAAGTGAATGATAGAGAATTGGAACGTCCCCTGTTCGAAAAGGCCAAAACAGAAAGGACGATTCTAGTTGAACTTGATCCACCGAAAAAGTTAGGTATAGCGAGCTTCATGACTGGTGCCGAGGTTTTGAAAAAAGCAGGGGTCGATTCCGTTACATTAGCGGATAATTCGCTTGCCTCACCAAGGATATCTAATGATGCACTGGCTAATTTACTTAAGAACCAATTGAATATAGAGCCGATGGTGCATATAACATGCCGTGATCGAAATTTGATTGGACTGCAGTCACATTTAATGGGTCTGCAGACGGTGGGCCTGAACGAAATATTGATCATCACCGGAGACCCTTCAAAAATTGGGGACTTCCCGGGCGCCACTTCGGTTTATGATTTATCTTCCTTTGACCTAATAAGTATGGTCAAACAATTTAATGAAGGTCTTTCCTATTCGGGGCAAAGTTTGGGCCAACGGGCAAATTTCAAAATTGCTGCAGCGTTTAATCCCAATGTGAAATATCTGGATAAAGCGGTACTGAGAATGGAAAAGAAGATTGCCTGCGGTGCCCAATCCTTCTTGACACAGCCAATCTATTCCGTGGAGCAGATCGAAGAAGTATATGAAGCTACAAAACATTTAGAAACCCCGATCTTCATCGGTATCATGCCCTTGACCAGCACCAGGAACGCCGAATTCATCCATAATGAAATCCCAGGCATCAAATTGCCTGATAACGTTAGAAGAGCCATGGCGTTAGCGGGGGATGACCCTGTAAAGTCGAGGATTGAAGGAGTGAATATAGCGCGAGAGCTAGTGGACGCGGCAAGGGAAAAATTCAAGGGCATATATTTAATCACTCCGTTCCTTCGCTATGAAATGACGGCGGAACTTACGAAATATATTAGAAAAGTCGATAGTAAACATACATCAGAGGTGGCAGTACATGAATAA
- a CDS encoding MOSC domain-containing protein: MENGKIKALHAGKPKHEIFSNIEIFSAMDKQAQENVTVTKSGIIGDGVGNVKFHGGPDRVLCFYPFEHYSLWNEKFSKKLEIPAFGENLTVAGMREETTYIGDIYQIGEVIVQINQGRIPCSTISHFNQEPKFLELVLKTSLTGYFARVLQEGTINKQNEIVLIDRLQEKISVHYAAEVILHKRDGLEGAKALLTLDSLAEDWKQRILKRVQAAKG; encoded by the coding sequence ATGGAAAATGGAAAAATCAAAGCACTTCATGCCGGGAAGCCGAAGCATGAAATTTTTTCGAATATCGAAATCTTTTCAGCAATGGATAAACAAGCACAGGAAAATGTGACAGTGACTAAATCAGGTATAATTGGTGATGGGGTTGGTAATGTAAAGTTCCACGGAGGTCCTGATCGCGTTTTGTGCTTTTACCCCTTTGAGCATTATTCATTATGGAATGAAAAATTCTCTAAAAAACTGGAAATCCCTGCATTCGGTGAAAACTTAACTGTAGCGGGGATGAGAGAAGAAACAACATATATTGGCGATATTTATCAAATAGGCGAAGTGATTGTTCAAATTAACCAGGGGAGGATACCTTGTTCGACCATTTCCCATTTCAATCAAGAACCTAAGTTTTTGGAACTCGTGCTGAAAACGAGTTTAACTGGTTATTTTGCACGAGTACTTCAAGAAGGAACGATAAATAAACAAAACGAGATTGTGCTGATAGATCGTTTGCAGGAAAAAATTTCAGTTCATTATGCAGCAGAGGTAATCCTTCATAAACGAGATGGGCTGGAAGGCGCAAAGGCTTTACTTACACTAGACTCGTTAGCGGAAGACTGGAAACAAAGGATCCTGAAGAGGGTTCAAGCTGCAAAAGGTTGA
- a CDS encoding Ku protein, translated as MHTMWKGSISFGLVNIPIKLHAATEDKDISLRTLHKECHSPIKYEKVCPVCQKEVGKDDIVRAFEYTKGKFVVLEDNELEQLKKQNEEKAVEIVDFVKIEEIDPIYFNRSYYMSPNDGGIKAYSLLRQALKESNKVGLAKIIIRSKEQMAVIRVVDNTLVMETIHYPDEVRPTADVPNIPANDTIEKKEIDTAVLLIDQLTTTFDPAKYTDDYRTALLELIESKKAGQTTITAKTKEPVSNNVTDLMEALQASIDRTKHDETEMKKTTRKKVAPKKKKQA; from the coding sequence ATGCATACGATGTGGAAGGGGAGCATATCATTCGGTTTGGTGAACATTCCGATCAAACTTCATGCTGCTACGGAGGATAAGGATATTTCTTTGAGGACGTTGCATAAGGAATGTCATTCACCGATTAAATACGAAAAGGTTTGTCCGGTATGCCAGAAAGAAGTGGGGAAGGATGATATAGTCCGCGCTTTTGAGTATACAAAGGGAAAGTTTGTTGTATTGGAAGACAATGAACTAGAACAACTGAAAAAACAAAACGAAGAAAAAGCCGTGGAAATCGTGGATTTCGTTAAAATTGAAGAAATAGATCCCATTTATTTTAACCGGAGTTATTACATGTCTCCTAATGACGGAGGGATAAAAGCTTATTCCCTTTTGAGACAGGCCCTCAAGGAATCGAATAAGGTAGGGTTAGCGAAAATCATCATCCGCTCTAAAGAACAAATGGCAGTAATCCGAGTCGTTGATAATACCTTGGTGATGGAAACGATTCATTATCCGGATGAAGTTCGCCCCACAGCGGATGTTCCGAATATTCCTGCCAACGATACGATTGAAAAAAAAGAAATCGATACTGCCGTTTTATTGATAGATCAATTAACGACTACTTTCGATCCGGCAAAATACACCGATGACTATCGAACCGCGTTGCTTGAATTGATTGAATCAAAGAAAGCAGGACAGACGACGATTACAGCCAAAACAAAAGAACCAGTTTCCAACAATGTAACCGATTTAATGGAGGCTTTACAGGCATCCATTGACCGTACGAAACATGATGAAACGGAAATGAAAAAGACGACCCGAAAGAAAGTGGCACCGAAAAAAAAGAAACAAGCTTAA
- the ligD gene encoding DNA ligase D, giving the protein MKPMLPTYYPEAPNSKDWRYEVKYDGFRAILTIDSDTISISSRNEKELSPQFPEIIAYIKNLHLKDYLPLRLDGELVWLTNQAKADFFQIQWRGRLGKQSLISENARFSPCRFIAFDLLSISGKNVAAKPMEERRELMLNMGANLGFPMPPDPNDKALIQLIESFDILDNALNKVTLLDGEGVVAKEIRGTWQEGKRTASWIKVKNWKTVSCFITALHKENGYVSLAVFKEGAVTKIGSVKNGLSPQDKRILHELIKQNASDEDTQFFYIHPSICIEVQFLHVYEENELREPQFSQWLLQTAPEECTWEKFVLGQYTFPDSVQITSRDKPLWITGNKKVIKVEYLHYLREVSAFFLPFLKNKLLTTIRYPHGTLDKERFFQKNKPDYAPSFIKTFIDEDIEYMLCDDIETLLWFGNQLALEFHAPFQKAGKTRPDEIVLDLDPPSIEYFSLAIKAAQEIKKVMDSLRIKAFVKTSGNKGLQIHIPLPVDTFTYQETRIFTDFLGDYLSSSNPNDFTTERMKINRHNRLYLDFVQHSEGKTIILPYSPRGNSFAGVATPLFWKEVDENLQLKDFTIETIPSRIKKEGCAFMDYRLIDNGPAFLEVLSFLKQKKTNS; this is encoded by the coding sequence ATGAAACCGATGCTGCCTACCTATTACCCTGAAGCCCCCAATTCCAAGGATTGGCGTTATGAAGTCAAATATGACGGCTTTAGGGCTATTTTAACGATAGACTCCGATACCATTAGCATTTCGAGTCGGAACGAAAAGGAATTATCACCACAATTCCCGGAAATCATTGCTTACATCAAAAATCTGCACCTGAAAGACTATCTCCCGCTTCGGTTAGATGGCGAATTGGTCTGGCTTACCAATCAGGCGAAAGCCGACTTTTTTCAAATACAGTGGCGAGGACGCCTTGGGAAACAATCCTTAATTTCAGAAAATGCCCGTTTTTCCCCATGCCGGTTCATAGCGTTTGACCTGCTTAGCATCAGCGGAAAAAACGTAGCAGCTAAACCCATGGAAGAAAGAAGGGAATTGATGTTGAATATGGGGGCAAATCTTGGCTTTCCTATGCCCCCTGATCCCAACGATAAGGCTTTGATACAATTAATAGAGAGTTTTGACATATTGGATAATGCCTTGAATAAGGTCACCCTATTAGATGGCGAAGGGGTTGTCGCCAAGGAAATTCGTGGGACTTGGCAAGAAGGGAAACGTACTGCCTCATGGATCAAGGTGAAAAATTGGAAGACCGTTTCTTGTTTCATTACAGCATTGCATAAAGAAAATGGTTACGTTTCCCTCGCAGTTTTCAAAGAAGGTGCCGTAACCAAAATCGGAAGTGTTAAAAATGGACTGAGTCCTCAAGATAAAAGGATATTGCATGAACTGATCAAGCAAAATGCATCAGACGAGGACACACAATTTTTTTATATCCATCCATCCATTTGCATCGAAGTCCAATTCTTGCACGTGTATGAGGAGAATGAATTGCGTGAGCCTCAATTTTCACAATGGCTTTTACAAACGGCTCCCGAAGAATGTACCTGGGAGAAATTCGTGCTAGGTCAATATACATTTCCAGATTCTGTGCAAATAACTTCCAGGGATAAACCGCTTTGGATAACAGGAAATAAAAAGGTGATAAAGGTTGAATACCTCCATTATTTACGGGAGGTTTCAGCTTTCTTCTTACCCTTCTTGAAGAATAAACTGCTTACGACGATCCGCTATCCTCATGGCACTTTGGATAAAGAAAGATTTTTCCAGAAAAACAAACCTGATTATGCACCGTCCTTTATTAAAACGTTCATTGATGAAGATATCGAGTATATGCTATGTGACGATATTGAAACGCTTCTTTGGTTCGGCAATCAACTTGCATTGGAATTCCATGCGCCATTTCAGAAAGCGGGTAAAACACGCCCCGACGAAATCGTCCTGGACTTGGATCCTCCTTCCATCGAATATTTCTCCTTAGCGATAAAGGCCGCACAGGAAATAAAGAAGGTGATGGATTCATTAAGGATAAAAGCTTTTGTAAAAACTTCAGGTAACAAAGGACTGCAAATACACATCCCACTGCCTGTAGACACATTTACTTATCAGGAGACACGCATTTTCACTGACTTTCTCGGTGACTACTTATCAAGTTCCAACCCAAATGATTTTACAACGGAAAGGATGAAAATAAATCGGCATAATCGACTTTACTTGGACTTTGTGCAGCATAGTGAAGGAAAAACCATCATCCTTCCTTATTCCCCGCGGGGAAATTCTTTCGCTGGTGTGGCTACACCTTTGTTTTGGAAGGAAGTGGACGAAAATCTCCAATTAAAGGACTTTACGATTGAAACCATACCAAGCAGAATAAAAAAGGAAGGGTGTGCATTTATGGATTACAGACTCATCGATAATGGACCAGCCTTTTTGGAAGTATTGTCGTTCCTAAAACAAAAAAAGACCAACAGCTGA
- the dapF gene encoding diaminopimelate epimerase codes for MIIEGLKSHGSGNDFLIIDELTTTLTFTEEERKNFAKALCNREKLGADGILFVMKSEHADCRMRVFNADGSEASMCGNGLRCVARYANDVLGLDKMIVETMKANLLVEKTEDIYEGIPTFKVEISPVSFNVKDLPLVLAKEQLQNELLPELHDTLLFSALAVPNPHLITLVDSEVLQSGLQDELSTKVNQPNELFPDGVNVSFVKELEPGSIYVRTFERGVGFTNACGTAMSASSLVTCSVGLNALESEISVYNNGGKVKCVVHHDDESQKYSIDLIGNATYEFKVSIEMDLDQPEKFEVLEKEDFELETSLYAKLQDEVQSYLKTKL; via the coding sequence ATGATTATTGAAGGTTTAAAAAGCCATGGTTCAGGAAATGATTTCTTAATCATTGATGAATTGACTACGACCCTGACGTTTACTGAAGAAGAGCGGAAAAATTTCGCGAAGGCCCTATGCAATAGGGAAAAGCTTGGGGCGGATGGTATTTTGTTCGTAATGAAAAGTGAACATGCTGATTGCCGGATGCGTGTTTTTAATGCGGATGGATCGGAAGCCTCGATGTGCGGCAATGGACTTCGCTGTGTTGCACGTTACGCGAACGACGTTCTAGGACTCGATAAAATGATTGTGGAAACCATGAAGGCAAATCTACTCGTGGAAAAAACGGAAGATATTTATGAGGGAATTCCGACTTTCAAGGTGGAAATTTCACCGGTGAGTTTTAATGTGAAGGATCTACCTCTTGTATTGGCTAAAGAACAGTTGCAAAACGAATTATTGCCGGAACTTCATGATACCCTATTATTTTCGGCATTGGCGGTTCCTAATCCACATTTGATCACGCTGGTTGATAGTGAGGTTTTGCAAAGTGGTTTGCAGGATGAACTTTCAACAAAGGTCAATCAACCGAATGAGCTTTTCCCTGATGGTGTCAATGTCAGCTTCGTGAAAGAGCTGGAACCAGGGAGCATTTATGTGCGGACATTCGAACGGGGGGTAGGCTTCACGAATGCGTGTGGAACGGCGATGTCAGCTTCAAGCCTAGTAACATGCTCTGTTGGATTAAATGCGTTGGAAAGTGAAATATCTGTCTACAATAACGGCGGAAAAGTTAAATGCGTGGTCCACCATGATGATGAAAGCCAAAAGTATTCAATTGATTTAATCGGGAACGCAACCTATGAATTCAAGGTATCGATTGAAATGGACCTAGATCAGCCTGAAAAATTTGAAGTGCTTGAAAAAGAGGATTTTGAATTGGAAACAAGCTTATATGCCAAGCTTCAGGATGAAGTTCAAAGTTATTTGAAAACAAAATTATAA